Within the Sarcophilus harrisii chromosome 2, mSarHar1.11, whole genome shotgun sequence genome, the region aagaagaagaagaagaagaagaagaagaagaagaagaagaagaagaagaagaagaagaagaagaagaagaagaagaagaagaagaagaagaagaagaagaagaagaagaagaagaagaagaagaagaagaagaagaagaagaagaagaagaagaagaagaagaagaagaagaagaagaagaagaagaagaagaagaagaagaagaagaagaagaagaagaagaagaagaagaagaagaagaagaagaagaagaagaagaagaagaagaagaagaagaagaagaagaagaagaagaagaagaagaagaagaagaagaagaagaagaagaagaagaagaagaagaagaagaagaagaagaagaagaagaagaagaagaagaagaagaagaagaagaagaagaagaagaagaagaagaagaagaagaagaagaagaagaagaagaagaagaagaagaagaagaagaagaagaagaagaagaagaagaagaagaagaaaaaagaagaagaagaagaagaagaagaagaagaagaagaagaagaagaagaagaagaagaagaagaagaagaagaagaagaagaagaagaagaagaagaagaagaagaagaagaagaagaagaagaagaagaagaagaagaagaagaagaagaagaagaagaagaagaagaagatgatgatgatgatgatgatagagacagagatagacagaaacagaaacaaagagagagccagagaagagacaaagaacaacagaaacagagatagaaataaataaaaaagaaatggagaaagacagaagagacagagagaaatatagagacagagaaagatagaaacagattcatataaaatagaaatagatatagagatagagacacacagagagaaatagaacaattaattcaataaCTATAACCCTGTAAAGACAAACAGGTTTGAAAGAcaagaactctgatcagtgcaGTGACCCATCACAATTTCAGAAGACTGATCATGAAGCATGGTACCCATCTTTTGGCAGAGAGATGATTGATTCAAGATGTAAAATGAGACATGGGTTTTAAAATTTAGCTAATATAAAATCTTCTTCAGCGTCCTGACAGCCCAGAGTTCAGGTTTATAGACAATTCAGCgatggttctttaaaaaaaaaaacacaaaatgattttatttaaagttccaagttccaaattctatctttccctctttacctctatcccttcccccctccctgatatagtaagcaatcagatatagtttatatatgtgtaattatataaaacatttccctattaGCCATCATATACAAGAAGACTgaaataaaagaatggaaaaaaaggaaagcgaaaaatagcatgtttcagaatgtattcaatcaatatcagctctttctctgcaggtggatagtatgcttcatcattagtccgtCAGGactatcttggatcattgcattgcaaAGAATAACTAAGTTATTCCCAATTTTatatcacacaatgttgctgttattgtttacagtgttctcctggttctggtcacttcactatatataagttcatgtaagtctttccaggtctttgtgaaatcatcttgcttgtgatttcttatagcacaataatattccattatgatccacagcttgtttagtcattccctgattgatgggcatcccctggatttccaattcttagccactataaaaagaattgttgcattttttttttttttataaataggttcttccct harbors:
- the LOC116421328 gene encoding LOW QUALITY PROTEIN: cilia- and flagella-associated protein 251-like (The sequence of the model RefSeq protein was modified relative to this genomic sequence to represent the inferred CDS: deleted 1 base in 1 codon), giving the protein MVKISRRKRKSTPAFRVQPSHLGPSDIGEREEEEEEEEEEEEEEEEEEEEEEEEEEEEEEEEEEEEEEEEEEEEEEEEEEEEEEEEEEEEEEEEEEEEEEEEEEEEEEEEEEEEEEEEEEEEEEEEEEEEEEEEEEEEEEEEEEEEEEEEEEEEEEEEEEEEEEEEEEEEEEEEEEEEEEEEEEEEEEEEEEEEEEEEEEKEEEEEEEEEEEEEEEEEEEEEEEEEEEEEEEEEEEEEEEEEEEEEEEE